In Arthrobacter citreus, a single genomic region encodes these proteins:
- a CDS encoding stage II sporulation protein P, whose translation MRQSIYIKSINLKRVTASVFVGIVLLFLLASLFVTSMKNTKSYYIHQWFEKMSYEGFIKAFEYENGHFKLGNESKKDGQPITNILFSFITNIRLYDPKSLLVHEISSMTKFENNILVAGEGIDFTNLPIESSLTLAEINQNPNVKDPVNEPIKNPANPPSKTTNGKDVFFIYHTHSWESFLPLIPGAKEPNQASSPKVNVSLLGERLKNNLEANGIGAIDDKTNIGAELTKRHWDWGKSYKMSRLVVQNALSQDKDLNYLIDIHRDDQRGKVTTTEINGQKYAKLYFIVGVENKNYQKNLALAKDLNSEIMKFNKGLTRGIYSKNYKQGNGVYNQDLSPNSILIEVGGVDNTLPELYRTIDLLSDILSKYYWDHQ comes from the coding sequence ATGAGACAATCAATTTATATTAAATCTATAAATCTTAAACGTGTGACGGCAAGTGTCTTCGTAGGCATTGTCTTATTATTTTTGTTGGCAAGTTTATTTGTAACATCAATGAAAAATACAAAATCATACTATATTCATCAATGGTTCGAAAAAATGAGTTATGAAGGATTTATTAAAGCATTTGAGTACGAAAACGGTCACTTTAAGTTAGGTAACGAATCGAAAAAAGATGGACAACCTATCACGAATATACTTTTTTCGTTTATTACAAATATTAGACTGTATGACCCAAAAAGTTTATTAGTTCATGAAATATCTAGCATGACAAAATTTGAAAATAATATTTTAGTTGCCGGTGAAGGGATTGATTTTACAAATCTACCAATCGAATCGAGTTTAACATTGGCAGAAATTAACCAAAATCCAAATGTTAAAGATCCAGTAAATGAGCCAATTAAAAATCCAGCTAATCCACCATCAAAAACGACAAATGGAAAAGATGTATTTTTTATTTACCACACGCATAGTTGGGAATCTTTTCTACCTTTAATTCCTGGTGCAAAGGAACCTAATCAAGCATCATCTCCGAAAGTAAATGTAAGTTTATTAGGTGAACGGTTGAAAAATAATTTAGAAGCAAATGGAATTGGTGCAATAGATGATAAAACGAATATTGGAGCTGAATTAACGAAAAGACATTGGGATTGGGGAAAATCATATAAAATGTCTAGACTGGTTGTACAAAATGCCCTTTCACAAGATAAGGATTTAAATTATCTAATTGACATTCATCGTGATGATCAAAGGGGTAAAGTGACAACTACCGAGATAAATGGTCAAAAATATGCAAAACTATACTTTATTGTTGGTGTAGAAAACAAAAATTATCAAAAGAATTTAGCTTTAGCAAAAGATTTAAATAGTGAAATCATGAAATTTAACAAAGGATTAACACGCGGAATTTATAGTAAAAACTATAAACAAGGGAATGGAGTATACAACCAAGACTTATCTCCTAACTCGATTTTAATAGAAGTCGGTGGAGTTGATAATACATTACCTGAACTATACCGAACAATTGACTTGCTTTCAGATATTTTAAGCAAATACTATTGGGATCATCAGTAA
- a CDS encoding DUF3888 domain-containing protein: MKRGFIVILLTCLIVASKPASSFAVQNEVLEDAVLSILFPSINSRLYKIFGPGEQYNCAAITNIKKKYNGTYVFEATIQLVAYKQNQQPPYTLVKFNFTNDNGEWNIRSVTQEPIQTKTTSTCRPPV, encoded by the coding sequence ATGAAGAGAGGGTTTATTGTCATTTTGTTAACGTGTTTAATTGTAGCCTCGAAACCGGCTAGTTCGTTTGCAGTTCAGAATGAAGTGTTAGAGGATGCGGTATTATCAATCTTATTTCCTAGTATAAATAGTCGTTTATATAAAATTTTTGGTCCAGGTGAACAATATAATTGTGCGGCAATCACGAATATAAAAAAGAAGTATAATGGTACATACGTATTTGAAGCAACTATTCAACTTGTAGCATATAAACAAAATCAGCAGCCACCTTACACTCTAGTTAAATTTAATTTTACAAATGATAATGGTGAGTGGAATATTCGTTCTGTTACGCAAGAACCAATTCAAACAAAAACAACTTCTACATGTAGACCACCTGTTTAA
- a CDS encoding oxalate:formate antiporter, producing the protein MIYIYGDKHNHCFITSGINYKEFVQGLPFPLQNILLLKHDIQWSDFNLNSSFYYVEREDINKFIMEHDEHEDLCWIDFEELADLDELEPKEIAELLYLAHKKEPLQKPFIPRLNNSFAYMNISDGMYQKVYYKRINDFIFMLCNVISYKITQLQRRSINIFNRSKQVNPINIKLMLTLYPLMEDGLIIDLSERVENRKVIEIPIFRVDFYSGVDEVLENVEDYRELTNHIANLSYSKKDDEWTVVEV; encoded by the coding sequence ATTATCTATATATATGGTGATAAGCATAATCATTGCTTTATAACATCTGGAATAAATTATAAAGAGTTTGTTCAAGGACTTCCTTTTCCACTTCAAAACATTCTTTTGCTAAAACACGATATTCAATGGTCTGATTTTAATTTAAATTCCTCTTTTTATTATGTAGAAAGAGAGGATATTAATAAATTTATAATGGAACATGACGAGCATGAAGATCTTTGTTGGATTGATTTTGAAGAATTAGCAGATTTAGACGAATTAGAGCCTAAAGAAATAGCAGAATTACTTTATCTTGCTCACAAAAAAGAACCATTACAAAAACCATTTATACCTAGACTAAATAATTCTTTTGCATACATGAATATAAGTGACGGAATGTACCAAAAGGTCTATTATAAACGAATTAATGATTTTATCTTTATGCTTTGTAATGTTATTTCTTATAAAATTACTCAACTTCAGAGACGAAGTATAAATATATTTAATCGTTCAAAACAAGTTAATCCAATCAATATTAAATTAATGTTGACTTTATATCCGTTAATGGAAGATGGATTAATTATTGATTTGAGTGAGCGTGTTGAAAATAGAAAAGTGATAGAAATCCCAATTTTCCGTGTGGATTTTTATTCTGGTGTAGATGAAGTTTTAGAAAATGTAGAAGATTATCGTGAACTGACAAATCATATAGCAAATTTAAGTTATTCGAAGAAAGATGATGAATGGACAGTAGTTGAAGTTTAA
- a CDS encoding permease has translation MYRHRKHNEQKHNHNLPNDNNDHNEEYSAEFYPTRDVFYTDTTSDKSHATGIVIGYVALFFSLFSLFLMPVLFGIIGIAIGIYSVTKGHSTLGYTAIGFGLFSVIVTIFYNLLIVLSAIL, from the coding sequence ATGTATCGTCATAGAAAGCATAATGAACAAAAACATAATCACAATTTACCTAATGATAACAATGATCACAACGAAGAATATAGTGCAGAGTTTTATCCGACGAGGGATGTTTTTTATACAGACACGACTTCAGATAAATCTCATGCAACTGGAATTGTAATTGGATACGTAGCTTTATTTTTTTCACTATTTTCGTTATTTTTAATGCCTGTACTGTTTGGGATCATTGGAATTGCTATTGGTATTTACAGTGTAACAAAAGGTCACTCCACTTTAGGTTATACAGCAATTGGTTTTGGATTATTTTCGGTAATCGTCACTATTTTTTATAATTTATTAATCGTCTTAAGTGCGATTCTTTAA